The Phaeobacter sp. A36a-5a DNA segment CGCTGTGCGGTCCTGTTGCCCGTATTGGCCCAGATCACGGGACCGATTGCCCTGATTGAGGTCGGAGCATCCGCAGGGCTTTGTCTGTTGCCGGACTACTATGGCTATGATTGGGAAGGTTATCAGCTGCCGCCGTCGCAGCAAATCGGGGTTCGTGCCCCTGTGATGATCTGCAATGCGTCACCCGGTACACCTTTGCCGCGGGCGCATCCCGAAATCATCTGGCGCGCGGGGCTGGATCTGAACCCGCTTGATGTCAATTGCGAGGCGGATGTCCGCTGGCTCGAACACCTGATATGGCCCGAACATCAGTCGCGCCTCGACAGGCTGCGCGCCGCTATCGCCGTCGCCAGGAAGGCTCCTCCGTCGATTGTCGCCGGGGATCTGACCCAGGATCTGCCTGCTCTAATTGCCAAGGCACCTTCCGAGGCGACGGTTGTCGTCTTTCATACAGCGGTGGTGACTTATGTTGCCGATCAGGGCCAGCGCGACGCCTTCGCGGAAATGATGTTGAACAGCGGGGCGATCTGGATCAGCAACGAGGGTACGCGGGTCTTCCCGCAGTTTGCGGACCGTGCGGGACCGGTGCGGGACAATATGTTTCTGCTGACGCAGAATGGCCATCCGCTGGCCTGGACCGGCCCGCATGGCCAGGCGATCGAGTGGCTGCCAGAAAATCGTTGAAACCTCGAGTTTGCCGATTTTCGCCCGCGATCCGCCTCATTGAAAAAGCCGCCCATGCGGGGCGGCTTTTCTGTGCATAGTCGGTTTGAACCGTCGGGTCAGACCCAGGGGCGCTCCTGCGCGGCCTTGTCTTCAAAGCTGGCGATGGACGCGGATTTTTCCAAGGTCAGGCCGATATCATCCAGCCCGTTCAGCAGACAGTGCTTGCGGTGACCGTCGACTTCAAATGCGACGACTTCGCCGTCGGAGGTGGTGATTTCCTGTGCTTCCAGATCCACGGTCATACGGGCATTCTCACCCTTCTCCGCGTCCTTCATCAGCAGATCAACCTGCTCCTGCGGCAATACGATGGGCAGGATCCCGTTTTTGAAGCAGTTGTTGTAGAAGATGTCCGCAAAGGAGGTCGAGATCACGCATTTGATACCGAAATCCTTGATCGCCCAGGGCGCATGTTCGCGCGAGGAGCCACATCCAAAATTGTCGCCTGCAACCAGAATCTCGGCGTTGCGATACTGCGGCTTGTTCAGCACGAAATCCGCAATCTCAGACCCATCGCGGTTGTAGCGCATCTCATCGAACAGATTCTTGCCAAACCCGGTGCGCTGAATGGACTTCAGAAACACCTTCGGGATGATCATGTCGGTGTCGATATTGACGAGCGGCATCGGTGCGGCGACGCCGGTGAGTTTTTGAAACTTATCCATTGGGCGTATTCCTTACATCAGCTCGCGAATATCGGTCAGCTTGCCGGTCAGCGCGGCAGCGGCAGCCATGGCAGGCGACACCAGATGGGTGCGGCCCTTGTAGCCCTGACGCCCCTCGAAGTTGCGGTTCGAAGTGGCGGCGCAACGCTCGCCCTCGGACAGCTGATCGGGGTTCATCGCCAGACACATGGAACACCCCGCAAGGCGCCATTCAAACCCGGCCTCGGCAAAGATCTCGGCCAGGCCTTCCTCCTCGGCCTGAGCGCGGACCAGACCGGAACCCGGTACGATCATCGCACGCATGCCTTCCTTGATCTTCTTGCCCTTCACCACCTCAGCAACAGCGCGCAGATCTTCGATGCGGCCATTGGTGCAGGAGCCGATGAACACGGTGTCGATTTCGATGTCAGTGAGCTTCTGGCCGGGGGTCAGCCCCATGTATTCGATCGAGCGGCGCGCGGCTTCAACCTTGCCGCCCTCGAAATCCTCGGGGTTCGGCACCACGCCGGTGATCGGCAGCACGTCCTCAGGGCTGGTGCCCCAGGTCACAACCGGCTCGATATCTTCGCCCTTCAGGGTGACGACCTTGTTGAAATGAGCGCCCTCGTCGGTGTAAAGCGTCTTCCACCAGTTCAGCGCCGCTTCCCACTGAGCGCCCTTCGGGGCGTGCGGGCGACCTTTGACATAGTCAAAGGTGGTCTCGTCCGGTGCGATGAGGCCTGCGCGAGCGCCGCCTTCGATTGCCATGTTGCAGACGGTCATGCGGCCTTCCATCGACAGGTCGCGGATCGCTTCACCGCAGTATTCGATGACATAGCCGGTGCCGCCGGCGGTGCCGGTCTCGCCGATCACCGCCAGGGTGATGTCCTTGGCAGTCACACCCGGCTTCAGCTTGCCGGTGATCTCCACCTTCATGTTCTTGGACTTTTTCTGGATCAGCGTCTGGGTGGCCAGCACATGCTCCACCTCGGAGGTGCCGATGCCATGTGCCAGCGCGCCGAAGGCACCGTGGGTGGCGGTGTGGCTGTCGCCGCAGACCACGGTCATGCCGGGCAGGGTCCAACCCTGTTCCGGGCCAACGATATGCACGATGCCCTGGCGAATGTCATCCACCGGGTAGTAATGCACGCCGAATTCGCGGGCGTTCTTGTCGAGCGCCTCGACCTGGATGCGGCTTTCCTCGTTTTCGATGCCTTTGGCACGGTCGAGCGTGGTCGGCACGTTATGGTCCGGCACCGCGATGGTCTTCTCGGGCGCGTGCACCTTGCGGCCCGCCAGGCGCAGGCCTTCGAACGCCTGCGGGCTGGTCACTTCGTGAACCAGGTGGCGGTCGATATAGAGCAGGCAGGTGCCATCCTCTGCTTCATGCGCGACATGCGCATCCCAGATTTTATCGTAGAGCGTCTTGGGGGACATGAGTCCTCTCCCGTAGTTTTTGGAATGTAGCTGGCAAAAGGGCTTGGCGGCAGCCTTATAGCCGCGCCAGAACCGTGCGGGCGGCGCCAAAGAACCGTTCGCGCAGGCGCGCGCGGTCTTGCAGTTCGATATGATGGGCCAAAACGAGCGTCATGAGCGCTGGGATACCGCGCTACGCCACGGCAATCAAGATTCGTTCTGAGCGGTCAGCCCGTCATGACCGCGCCATTCGCCCGGCGCGCGTCGTGCCAATGGCGGTTAATGAAGCTACTGTCGCCGGGTGGGCGGACCTACCGCGTTGCAAAAACAACCAAATCTTTGACAGGCCTGGCCGCGACCCCTTGCTTTTGGCAGGTCTCTATCGGCATCCTGAAAAGCAGGAGGCGCGTCATGGAAGAACTGGAACTGCCAGCAACGGTGGTCACGCTTTGGGATCAGATCCT contains these protein-coding regions:
- a CDS encoding DUF2332 domain-containing protein; translation: MTSEIAARYTRFAQVEAAGQSLIYERLALQVARSPRCLAFLSALPADRQQPNLLFAALRSVTGDIPCDDRLDRAIHEQGDDIAAVMLCRTTQTNEPGRCAVLLPVLAQITGPIALIEVGASAGLCLLPDYYGYDWEGYQLPPSQQIGVRAPVMICNASPGTPLPRAHPEIIWRAGLDLNPLDVNCEADVRWLEHLIWPEHQSRLDRLRAAIAVARKAPPSIVAGDLTQDLPALIAKAPSEATVVVFHTAVVTYVADQGQRDAFAEMMLNSGAIWISNEGTRVFPQFADRAGPVRDNMFLLTQNGHPLAWTGPHGQAIEWLPENR
- the leuD gene encoding 3-isopropylmalate dehydratase small subunit, whose translation is MDKFQKLTGVAAPMPLVNIDTDMIIPKVFLKSIQRTGFGKNLFDEMRYNRDGSEIADFVLNKPQYRNAEILVAGDNFGCGSSREHAPWAIKDFGIKCVISTSFADIFYNNCFKNGILPIVLPQEQVDLLMKDAEKGENARMTVDLEAQEITTSDGEVVAFEVDGHRKHCLLNGLDDIGLTLEKSASIASFEDKAAQERPWV
- the leuC gene encoding 3-isopropylmalate dehydratase large subunit; translated protein: MSPKTLYDKIWDAHVAHEAEDGTCLLYIDRHLVHEVTSPQAFEGLRLAGRKVHAPEKTIAVPDHNVPTTLDRAKGIENEESRIQVEALDKNAREFGVHYYPVDDIRQGIVHIVGPEQGWTLPGMTVVCGDSHTATHGAFGALAHGIGTSEVEHVLATQTLIQKKSKNMKVEITGKLKPGVTAKDITLAVIGETGTAGGTGYVIEYCGEAIRDLSMEGRMTVCNMAIEGGARAGLIAPDETTFDYVKGRPHAPKGAQWEAALNWWKTLYTDEGAHFNKVVTLKGEDIEPVVTWGTSPEDVLPITGVVPNPEDFEGGKVEAARRSIEYMGLTPGQKLTDIEIDTVFIGSCTNGRIEDLRAVAEVVKGKKIKEGMRAMIVPGSGLVRAQAEEEGLAEIFAEAGFEWRLAGCSMCLAMNPDQLSEGERCAATSNRNFEGRQGYKGRTHLVSPAMAAAAALTGKLTDIRELM
- a CDS encoding isopropylmalate isomerase; the protein is MTLVLAHHIELQDRARLRERFFGAARTVLARL